ctacgaggagagacttaggaactggggatgtttagtttggtgaagagaaggtgaagaggtaacatgatagctatgtttacatatttgaaaggatgtcatgttagtgagggagcaagcttgttttctgctgctccagagactaggaccaggagtaatgggttcaaggtgaaggaaaagagattccacctaaacaacaggaaaaaccccgacagtaagggctgtttgacagtggactgCACttcctaggagtgtggtggagtctcctttgagttttttaaaacagaggctggatggtcatgagcctactggggagggtgatctaaaaatataataaataaatacatacatctgtcagaagtgctttgactgtgtgttcctgcattgcaggggttggacttgatggcccttggggtctctcccaactctatgattatagtGCTATTTGTTTATGTGTTTCTAAGTAAATTAGATACTCTTAGTATGTCCTAATTGTTTAAATGATTTTATGTTCACCACTTTGTTAACCCTGATTGGATGAAAAGGCAgctaaaaagttttaaataaaaataatattaaacaatAACATAATTAAATCAAAAGGCAAAGGATACTCCACAAAGCAGAAACCACAGGGGGTTTTCTTCACATTGTCAAGCCCCATGATGATGCGCTTGACATCCCCACACTTAGAAAAAAGCTCATGGATTTGCTCCTCTGTGGTGTGGAAGGACAAATTGCCCACATAAAGTGTGCTAGAAGTCTTCAGAGCCTTCTCCTGGATTTTGTTGGTGCCCTAGGATatagttgggggtgggaggagagacagCATCATATAAATTCCATTTCTACCATCATTTACAATCTAAAGCATTATTCACTATAGAAGAGGCTATGTATACCAAGGCAACCCAAGTAACATGAAAGTGGAGGAAAAGGCGAGCATTAGCCAACAACACTCAGATTTGGAATGATATCTTCCATGGATCTAGACCATTCAAGTCCTGGGGTATAAAACAATTAAAGTTAATTAATAAGGAACTTGCCTTATTAGTAAGGAAAGATGTGCCCCTCATCCCAAATTAAATGCCCTGGCAAAAATCTTAACTGCCTAGTCACtcagaaatttaaaataattattattcACTAATACCAGCTCCTAAAATAAACTAGCACATATGAATTTTTAATATTTCCCACCCAGCAACACCTGTAATGTGGCAATTGGTTCTAGTATTATTTTGCCATATTATTAATGGTATCGTATCTCTCCTACATAGAGATGCCATCACATCCATCCAAAAGATAATCAAATTaacatggctttttttttgttttgttttgtttctttgggcCATCACgtgacagctgacttacggcaaccagGTAGAGTTTACGAATTTCCCATGTCACAAAGGCAGCAATACATTATCCCTCAAGGGAGCTCAAGAGAAAGATTTATGCCTCCCAAActtttaattttcctttgctCAAGATCAACAAAGTTGCTTGGATTTACAGCTCACGCTGCCCATATGCAGCAACATTTATACCATTTTAGCCACAATCTGCATAAGCTACACAGAAAGCCTCTCGATCTTACCCTCCCCCCTTCATCTCTCTGTCTACACGGATTGTCCCTCCTCTCTAGCAATGTCGGCTTCCATTGGTTTGTtacttatttagaaaatgtcttTGACGCCTCTACAAAGAACTTGTTCAAGCACCTTTCCtacatttccagcttcaaaaacATGATGCCCTGTTTGCAGAGCTCCACTTCTGAGAAACTGGCAAAAACACAAGGCTGAGGGCCTTCTATCCCCTACAGAGTCACTCTCTACATGGGCTGACGACTctgggctaggaaattcctggagatttggcggtgGATACTGGGAAGTCCGTGggggttgttgctgttgttgttgttgtgtgtgtgtgtgtgtgtgtgtgtgtgtgtgtgtgtttttgggggggggacatcagCAGATAAAAAGTGCTACACAGTcccttctccaaagcagccattttctccagagaaactgatccctgtagtttaGATGccagctgcaattctgggggcTCTCCGGACTTTACGTGaagaataataattaaaaaaccacCAATATGGCTAACGGTATTAACATACCAATAACTCTAATATCCATTATGCATATACTTAAAACAAGCTTTTACGCAGCAAAACATAATCTCACACTGCCTTATTACAAAGAAACATTAAGCAAATGTTCCCTGAAGGTTGGCAGCGCGATCTCTACAAAGAACCGAAGGATTCAAAAAATAGAACCGAAAGCGAGGACgtctctgaacatgtgcaaagtgcCTCTCCATGtaaagaaaaatggcagaagCCCTTTGAGCACTCGCAAAGCACCTCCCCTCCTGTCGAGAGCGCCTAAGAGTGAATCTCCTATATAGCTTCTCCCTTTCCTACCTGAAACTTCTGGTCCCGGTACAAGGTTAAGTCGCAGTACGAGTCACTGTCGAGCCCTCTTAACGTCGTGCTCAGGATGCCCGACATCGTGCTTTCCCAGCCCACAAACGACTCACAAACGTCTTCAAGAAGGCCTGCTCGGATAATTGGTTGGAGCAGCTGCCACTCACAATATTCCTTTTGGTCGCCAGGACGGGTGACATCACCCACTAAACTCAAAAAGAGCCAATCAAAGGCCGTCTACAGCGCAGGGGCGGGTTTCCTTTTCGCAGGCGATGCTGGGGATTGTAGGAGTTTCCTCACAGTTCTTCATGTTATCAGCTTGCCTAAAGGGATGTGGAAGGGAGTCTGCGCGTGGTGCAGTTTGGGCGGGAACCTTCTTTTCTGTCAGGACACAAAGCTGTGTGGTTGGAGGTCGAAACTGCCCGGCGGGCGACTACAGTTTCACCAGTGCGAAGGAGGGTTTTCGTGGGAATCTGTTTCTCGCTTCTTTCGTTATTTTCCCTCTTCGTTTCATTCCCCGCCCTTTCTAAAAACAGTCCTTACGCAGCCCAGATTGAACGTGGAAACAGAAATCAGTTAAATTATGACTAAAACGTGGtcaacataaaaagaaaacaaaccacaaGGAGCATCAGGAAATAACTGAAAGCTTTTGGAGCTGTTGGATAAATGACAGcgatttaaagattttataactATTTCTTTAGTAATACAAGAATGTCACATTGGGGTCCATTGTGTAACGTTTAATCAAAATATTTTGGGGTAgtcttttctgtttaatttttatcGATCctctagttttttaaaatatcccattAATTACtctgaaaatgaataaaacatttttgaaggaAATAACAAAGCAGTAGACTCCATAGGAGTGGAAACAGCTAGGGTTGCTAGGTGTAAAGTGGCTAGATCCAGGACGGGAAAGTCCCAAAGGCTTGGGAAAGGAGCGTGGTggggacaggaacctcagtgggctACAGTGCcctggagtccaccttccaaagcatccaagGATACTGATACCCCCATATAAGTGTCAGAGCAGCTTACCAACTCTAGGCTGGGAACAGGAAATAGCCGGGAGACAAGAGGTAAAGATAAACAAGTTTTATTCAGAGTGACAGCGATGGAGAGGAGCTCGTGGATTCTTAGCCCCATATATAGGAAAAACCATTGGAAAGGAATTTTCTatgtaataaaacaataaaggGTACAAATATTACAAAAGCTGGCACTTTCCATTAACACTTCAAAACTAAACATCCTGCTGTTCTCTGTTAGGGAGTACTGGTCTTCCTGGTCCCAGAATCCTTAACAGCAATTTAGTTTCACACTGACTGATCTATTGGTACCAGTTGTCAGGATAACAAATGGGGCTGTCTATGCTGACATCCTTTATTGAATGCCTTTATTGCTTTATCAGTAATACAAAATAACAAAACTCTGAATGACATATCTTAGATTCAGCAGGACTGCTATCAGGTCTGTATTTCAACTTCAAGGCTCTTCTTTAAGAACAGGAAGAATTTACAATTAGCACTTGTTCATTATGTCCTTTAAGCAAAGGCTTGCTTCCTCTACACATGGAGATAGCCCAGAGGGTACTCCATTTAGATGTGCTgatgttttgggggggggggggggctggtttaAACAACAACGTATGCCTGCCTGAAATCTTCTGACCAGAGATCCTTAAGGAAACCCACAACTTTAATAGTACAGcagacatagggcctttccccacttaccttaagccccacgctactctcctcaagtagcgcggggtcctgagGCACTCCCCATCGCGTGCAGGGCTGGCGACAGCAAGAATCAGCTTCCTGACGCTTAAAGTCCGCTTATCACGCAGCGCAGCTacgcatccctggcactcttgtaaagggcgccttttgatgaccccgtgcaaagcgcggggtcgtggggacacccgggtgcgcaccagggatgctgcgcgctgaaaGCAGCGCGTGGCacaggggggatcggggtgagtggggaaatgccctgagATAACTAAAAACTAACCTCATTTAATATATGTGATACTGAGCAAACATAAAGCTATTTTCTGCTATTTTTCATTAGTGACTACAATACTGATTTCTGTCCTctgcagatgagctgtaattctagggattcccaggtcccacctggaggctggcatccctaaaaacagctgtacctttaaaaaaaattgagggagGTTGTGCTCTGCTCTACTTCGTAGTCACCTTAAACTCTAAGGAAGGTGGTGAATAGAGGACacttttttcagattttattcatttgggatagagttgccaacctccatttaGGGCCTGGATATcttccagaatttcaactgatctctagaAATCGGTttgtctgaagaaaatggctgctctagaagGTGGTCCCTGTGGAATTCTCTCCCACCAAGGTCCCTTCACTCCCCTAACACCATTCTCCCCAGGTTCCTCTtcccaatttccaggaatttctccgcCCTGAATTGGCAGTCCTAACGAGACGTTAGTTAGTTGCCTTCCCACATCATACCAAAGTCAATACAAAACAAACAGTACATGTacaataaaataactttttataAAAACCAAACAAGTCACAATGACCTCAAGAAGCAGTGGTGGGGGATTCATATGGAGGGAGGTACTCCTGTGATGCACAGAAGCTAAGGATGGAGCCAGATGCAAAGTGGTTGAAGAAAAGATATAGAACAGGCCTGGTTGATGTGTAGAAGAGAATGAAATGGTGAACCATTTCATTATTTTAGATTGGAATTCTGGCACTTACtctttgcattgaaaaccctcaGTGCAAATAGAATGTTAATACAGCAAGAAAGGTTTGCTTCTGTTTGCTTCCTGTTCTGGTTTTCAATTGGTAAGATTTCTTTTGACATGGGAGAGCATCAAAGTATGATACTTCACCTGCAGTCTGAATATAGCACCGTGCATTTTGGCACCTCATAGTTACCCTGCTCTCATTCATGTGTGGACTAAGCAGGAATTTGAGGGAAGGATAAATGAAGATAACTTAAAAATGAACCAGAGAGTGGAAGAGTTTTACATTTTGACCTGAACTAACTATCCCTTTTTTGTGTCTTTGGCTGCCGGCCTCTCATAACACTTGGTAATGGACGTGACATACTGCAGGGAAAGACGCAATTAGTA
The nucleotide sequence above comes from Sphaerodactylus townsendi isolate TG3544 linkage group LG13, MPM_Stown_v2.3, whole genome shotgun sequence. Encoded proteins:
- the NCBP2 gene encoding nuclear cap-binding protein subunit 2; the encoded protein is MSGILSTTLRGLDSDSYCDLTLYRDQKFQGTNKIQEKALKTSSTLYVGNLSFHTTEEQIHELFSKCGDVKRIIMGLDNVKKTPCGFCFVDYYTRAEAEHCMRYINGTRLDGRIIRTDWDAGFKEGRQFGRGKTGGQVRDEYRTDYDVGRGGFGKIAQMQKPNQQTVM